One Halorussus salinus genomic region harbors:
- a CDS encoding ArsR family transcriptional regulator, whose protein sequence is MTRADDAILEFLLNEGNEELVATPGVIEANLPYTLSTVNQRLRELKNGNLIAYENEERALYKLTTKGRAYLAGELDAEELESGEK, encoded by the coding sequence GACTCGTGCGGACGATGCAATTCTCGAATTTCTACTTAACGAGGGCAATGAAGAGTTGGTTGCTACTCCCGGTGTTATTGAGGCGAATCTCCCATATACACTCTCAACGGTAAATCAGCGCCTGCGCGAACTCAAAAATGGGAATCTCATCGCGTATGAAAACGAAGAGCGAGCATTATACAAACTAACTACAAAAGGTCGCGCATATCTCGCTGGCGAACTTGACGCAGAAGAACTCGAAAGCGGCGAGAAGTAG